The following are encoded together in the Populus trichocarpa isolate Nisqually-1 chromosome 5, P.trichocarpa_v4.1, whole genome shotgun sequence genome:
- the LOC7493943 gene encoding probable LRR receptor-like serine/threonine-protein kinase At4g36180: MSRTTAISLLVIFATVITCCQSDVVSLSEEIQALTSFKLNLNDPLGALDGWDASTPSAPCDWRGIVCYNNRVHELRLPRLYLSGQLSDQLSNLRQLRKLSLHSNNFNGSIPPSLSQCSLLRAVYLQYNSLSGNLPSTIVNLTNLQVLNVAHNFLNGKISGDISFSLRYLDVSSNSFSGEIPGNFSSKSQLQLINLSYNKFSGEIPARIGQLQELEYLWLDSNQLHGTLPSAVANCSSLIHLSTGDNSLKGMVPASIGSIPKLEVLSLSRNELSGTIPASIICGVSLRIVKLGFNAFTGIDPPSNGSCFSNLEVLDIHENHITGVFPSWLTGLTTVRVVDFSTNFFSGSLPGGIGNLWRLEEVRVANNSLTGDIPNKIVKCSSLQVLDLEGNRFDGQIPLFLSELRRLKLLSLGRNLFSGSIPASFGGLFELETLKLESNNLSGNLPEEIMKLTNLSTLSLSFNKLSGEIPYSIGELKGLMVLNLSGCGFSGRIPGSIGSLLKLTTLDLSKQNLSGELPIEIFGLPSLQVVALEENKLSGVVPEGFSSLVSLQYLNLTSNFFTGEIPANYGFLTSLVALSLSRNYISGMIPAELGNCSSLEMLELRFNHLRGSIPGDISRLSRLKRLDLGEDALTGEIPEDIHRCSSLSSLLLDLNHLSGRIPESLSKLSNLAVLSLSSNSLNGTIPANLSHIPSLRYLNLSRNNLEGEIPRLLGSRFNDPSVFAMNRELCGKPLDRECANVRNRKRKKLILFIGVPIAATVLLALCCCAYIYSLLRWRKRLRDGVTGEKKRSPASASSGADRSRGSGENGGPKLVMFNNKITYAETLEATRQFDEDNVLSRGRYGLVFKASYQDGMVLSVRRLPDGSISEGNFRKEAESLDKVKHRNLTVLRGYYAGPPDVRLLVYDYMPNGNLATLLQEASHQDGHVLNWPMRHLIALGIARGLAFLHSLSLVHGDLKPQNVLFDADFEAHLSEFGLDKLTTATPAEASSSSTPVGSLGYISPEVALTGQPTKEADVYSFGIVLLEILTGKKPVMFTQDEDIVKWVKKQLQRGQISELLEPGLLELDPESSEWEEFLLGIKVGLLCTAPDPLDRPSMADIVFMLEGCRAGPDIPSSADPTSLPSPT; encoded by the coding sequence ATGTCAAGAACAACGGCTATTTCTCTCCTCGTCATTTTTGCAACCGTAATAACTTGCTGTCAGAGCGACGTCGTTTCATTGTCCGAGGAGATCCAAGCTTTGACGTCTTTCAAGCTAAATCTCAATGATCCACTAGGAGCACTAGACGGCTGGGATGCATCCACGCCATCAGCTCCCTGTGACTGGCGTGGCATTGTCTGTTACAATAACCGAGTTCATGAACTCCGGTTACCTCGTTTATACCTCAGTGGCCAGCTCAGTGACCAGCTCTCTAACTTACGCCAGTTGCGTAAGTTAAGTCTCCACTCTAACAACTTCAATGGCTCCATCCCTCCTTCACTCTCTCAATGCTCTCTCTTACGCGCCGTTTACTTACAGTATAACTCACTCTCCGGTAACCTTCCGTCAACCATCGTTAACCTCACTAACCTTCAAGTCCTCAACGTTGCTCACAACTTCCTTAACGGAAAAATCTCTGGTGACATTTCATTCTCTCTCCGTTACCTCGATGTCTCATCAAATTCGTTCTCTGGTGAGATACCGGGGAACTTCTCATCAAAATCTCAGCTTCAACTAATCAATTTATCGTACAATAAATTCTCCGGTGAAATTCCGGCGAGAATTGGGCAACTTCAAGAGCTTGAGTACTTATGGCTGGATTCTAATCAGTTGCACGGTACTTTACCATCAGCAGTAGCAAATTGTTCATCACTTATTCATTTAAGCACTGGAGACAATTCACTTAAAGGAATGGTACCGGCAAGTATCGGTTCAATTCCTAAACTCGAAGTGCTTTCTTTATCGCGGAATGAACTCTCTGGTACGATTCCGGCAAGTATTATCTGTGGAGTTTCGCTGAGGATTGTGAAGCTTGGATTTAATGCATTCACGGGAATTGATCCGCCGTCAAATGGAAGTTGTTTTAGTAATTTGGAGGTTTTAGATATTCACGAGAATCACATTACAGGCGTCTTTCCGTCTTGGTTGACTGGTTTGACTACGGTTAGAGTTGTTGATTTTTCGACAAATTTCTTTTCGGGGAGTTTGCCGGGTGGTATCGGTAATCTTTGGAGGTTAGAGGAGGTTAGAGTGGCTAATAATTCATTAACAGGTGATATTCCGAATAAGATTGTAAAATGTAGTTCTTTACAAGTTCTTGATCTTGAAGGGAATCGGTTTGATGGTCAGATTCCTTTGTTTTTGAGTGAATTAAGGAGGTTGAAGCTGTTATCTTTAGGAAGGAATTTGTTTTCGGGTTCGATTCCTGCGAGTTTTGGTGGTCTTTTCGAGCTTGAAACGTTGAAATTGGAGAGTAATAATTTGAGTGGAAATCTGCCTGAGGAGATAATGAAGTTGACTAATTTGAGCACTTTGAGTTTGAGTTTTAATAAGTTGTCTGGGGAGATTCCTTACAGTATAGGAGAGTTGAAGGGTTTGATGGTTTTGAACCTGAGTGGTTGTGGGTTTTCGGGGAGGATTCCGGGTAGTATTGGGAGTTTGTTGAAGCTTACAACTTTGGATTTGAGCAAGCAGAATTTGTCTGGTGAGTTGCCGATTGAGATTTTTGGGTTGCCAAGTTTGCAAGTTGTTGCTTTGGAAGAGAATAAGTTATCTGGGGTTGTTCCTGAAGGTTTTAGCAGCCTAGTTAGTCTACAGTACTTGAATCTCACATCTAATTTTTTCACTGGTGAGATTCCAGCAAATTATGGATTTCTTACGTCATTGGTTGCTCTTTCATTGTCTCGGAATTATATTTCGGGGATGATCCCAGCTGAGCTCGGTAACTGTTCAAGTCTTGAAATGCTCGAACTGCGTTTTAATCATTTGAGGGGCAGCATTCCAGGTGATATCTCTCGCTTGTCTCGTTTAAAGAGGCTTGATTTGGGTGAGGATGCTTTAACTGGTGAAATCCCTGAGGATATTCATAGATGTTCCTCTTTGAGTTCTCTGTTGTTGGATCTTAATCACCTTTCAGGCCGTATACCGGAGTCCTTGTCAAAATTATCAAACCTCGCAGTTTTGAGTCTTTCCTCCAACAGCTTGAATGGGACTATTCCTGCAAATCTTTCTCACATCCCTAGTTTGAGATACTTGAATTTATCAAGGAACAATCTTGAAGGAGAGATTCCAAGATTGCTGGGTTCTCGGTTCAATGATCCTTCTGTGTTTGCTATGAATCGGGAATTATGTGGGAAGCCACTGGATAGAGAATGTGCAAATGTTAGGAACagaaagaggaagaagttgattcTATTCATTGGCGTGCCTATAGCTGCAACCGTCCTTTTAGCACTGTGTTGCTGTGCATACATTTACAGTCTTTTACGCTGGCGCAAGAGGCTTAGAGATGGGGTAACTGGTGAAAAGAAGCGAAGCCCAGCAAGTGCAAGTTCAGGGGCAGACAGAAGTCGTGGCAGCGGAGAAAATGGAGGGCCAAAACTTGTGATGTTCAATAACAAGATAACATATGCAGAGACATTGGAGGCAACCAGACAATTTGATGAGGACAATGTGTTAAGCAGGGGAAGATATGGACTTGTATTCAAGGCTTCATATCAAGATGGAATGGTGCTCTCAGTCCGTCGCCTCCCAGATGGATCAATCAGCGAAGGCAACTTTCGTAAAGAAGCAGAGTCATTAGACAAGGTGAAGCATCGGAACCTAACAGTTTTACGTGGCTATTATGCAGGACCACCTGATGTAAGGCTACTTGTCTATGATTACATGCCAAATGGAAACCTGGCCACTCTCCTTCAAGAAGCCTCACACCAAGACGGGCATGTTCTAAACTGGCCAATGCGTCATTTAATTGCTCTCGGCATTGCTCGTGGACTAGCGTTCTTGCATTCACTCTCTTTGGTTCATGGCGATCTCAAGCCACAAAATGTCCTTTTTGACGCTGATTTTGAAGCACATTTATCTGAATTTGGGCTCGATAAATTAACCACAGCAACACCAGCAGAAGCCTCCTCATCTTCCACCCCAGTTGGCTCACTAGGCTATATATCACCAGAAGTAGCATTAACAGGACAACCAACAAAGGAAGCTGATGTGTACAGTTTTGGGATTGTATTGTTAGAAATTCTAACAGGAAAGAAACCAGTTATGTTCACACAAGATGAAGACATCGTCAAGTGGGTGAAAAAGCAATTGCAAAGAGGCCAAATATCAGAACTACTCGAACCCGGATTGCTTGAGTTGGACCCCGAGTCATCAGAATGGGAAGAGTTCTTGTTGGGAATCAAAGTTGGTCTTCTTTGCACAGCACCTGATCCACTTGATAGACCATCAATGGCTGATATTGTTTTCATGCTTGAAGGTTGTAGGGCTGGACCGGATATTCCATCCTCAGCCGATCCCACCTCACTACCTTCTCCAACTTGA